The Streptomonospora litoralis genome window below encodes:
- a CDS encoding siderophore-interacting protein, with amino-acid sequence MAERGGRRSPRARRALVQRVERLTPHMIRVVLGGDGLADFDADTYTDHYIKLLFPADGGAYPEPFDVARIREEEPRAAWPIMRTYTVRHWDAQARELTVDFVHHGDKGVAGPWAAAAQPGDELYFSGPGGAYAPDPAADWHLLAGDESALPAIAAALERLPQDARAHVFIEVADPEEEQKLQSPGGVSPTWLHRGQEPYGVPLARAVRDLDFPAGHVHAFVHGEAGCVRELRRLLRNERGIPLEQLSISGYWRTGLNEDGWQSAKREWNRASEEETEGAAQEG; translated from the coding sequence ATGGCAGAACGCGGCGGGCGCAGAAGTCCGCGGGCCAGGCGCGCCCTGGTACAGCGGGTCGAGCGGCTCACCCCGCACATGATCCGCGTCGTACTGGGCGGCGACGGGCTAGCCGACTTCGACGCGGACACCTATACCGACCACTACATCAAGCTGCTGTTCCCCGCCGACGGCGGCGCCTACCCCGAGCCCTTCGACGTGGCCCGCATCCGCGAGGAGGAGCCGCGCGCGGCGTGGCCGATCATGCGCACCTACACCGTCCGCCACTGGGACGCGCAGGCGCGCGAGCTGACCGTCGACTTCGTGCACCACGGCGACAAGGGCGTCGCAGGACCGTGGGCGGCCGCCGCGCAACCCGGTGACGAGCTCTACTTCTCCGGCCCCGGCGGCGCCTACGCACCCGACCCGGCCGCCGACTGGCACCTGCTGGCCGGCGACGAGAGCGCGCTTCCGGCCATCGCGGCCGCGCTGGAGCGGCTGCCGCAGGACGCCCGTGCCCACGTGTTCATCGAGGTCGCCGATCCCGAGGAGGAGCAGAAGCTGCAGAGCCCCGGCGGCGTCTCGCCGACCTGGCTGCACCGCGGGCAGGAACCCTACGGCGTGCCGCTCGCGCGCGCCGTGCGGGACCTGGACTTCCCCGCCGGGCATGTGCACGCCTTCGTACACGGCGAAGCGGGCTGCGTCCGCGAACTGCGGCGGCTGCTGCGCAACGAGCGCGGGATCCCGCTGGAGCAGCTGTCCATCTCCGGCTACTGGCGCACGGGTCTGAACGAGGACGGCTGGCAGTCGGCCAAGCGCGAGTGGAACCGCGCCAGCGAAGAGGAGACCGAGGGGGCGGCGCAGGAGGGCTGA
- a CDS encoding winged helix-turn-helix domain-containing protein: MGDALEGPEPLHKQIAGIMRRRIQDGTYRPNQRVPSESELCDEFDVSRRTVRAAYAILAEEELIVTSPGRGTFVRVPPE; the protein is encoded by the coding sequence ATGGGCGATGCACTGGAAGGACCTGAACCGCTGCACAAGCAGATAGCGGGCATCATGCGTCGCCGTATCCAAGACGGCACCTACCGGCCGAATCAGCGCGTGCCGTCCGAGTCGGAACTGTGCGACGAGTTCGACGTCTCGCGCCGGACCGTGCGGGCGGCCTATGCGATCCTCGCGGAGGAAGAGCTGATCGTGACCTCGCCCGGCCGGGGCACCTTCGTCCGCGTCCCGCCCGAGTAG
- a CDS encoding DUF5134 domain-containing protein has protein sequence MVAAHMGEYTGHAVAMPGMPEWLRLGGAVVLAAVAAVHGVHGAGMHGQRRWWHLGHAVMAAGMAAMYLLPRMDYEPLYGGGLALFAALALATVGAALGLRSREGALNPIWTMSALDYLAMTYMLVDPAVRPAWPGLLLALYLAVAAFGWTVRAFDRLPAFARPAVAGAEPPLPAAPSGTDGGAGPALLSAAPQTDPAQRPRTRVSVALTLALMAAAMAYMLVAM, from the coding sequence GTGGTCGCAGCGCATATGGGCGAGTACACGGGACACGCCGTGGCGATGCCCGGGATGCCCGAGTGGCTGCGCCTGGGCGGTGCGGTCGTGCTGGCGGCGGTGGCCGCCGTGCACGGGGTGCACGGCGCGGGGATGCACGGGCAGCGGCGGTGGTGGCACCTGGGTCACGCGGTGATGGCGGCGGGAATGGCGGCGATGTACCTGCTGCCCCGCATGGACTACGAACCCCTCTACGGGGGCGGGCTCGCGCTCTTCGCGGCGCTGGCACTGGCGACCGTCGGCGCCGCGTTGGGGCTGCGTTCGCGCGAGGGGGCGCTGAACCCGATCTGGACCATGTCCGCGCTGGACTACCTGGCCATGACCTACATGCTCGTCGACCCCGCGGTGCGTCCCGCATGGCCGGGCCTGCTCCTCGCCCTCTACCTGGCCGTCGCCGCCTTCGGCTGGACCGTCCGCGCCTTCGACCGGCTCCCGGCCTTCGCCCGCCCGGCCGTCGCCGGTGCGGAGCCCCCGCTGCCCGCCGCGCCGAGTGGCACCGACGGCGGTGCCGGACCGGCTCTGCTGTCGGCCGCTCCGCAGACCGACCCGGCCCAACGGCCGCGCACCCGAGTCTCGGTCGCCCTGACCCTGGCCCTGATGGCGGCCGCGATGGCCTACATGCTCGTCGCCATGTGA
- a CDS encoding arabinan endo-1,5-alpha-L-arabinosidase yields the protein MSERPRTPSLPILSRRRVLGAALATGALAATSAVAGTAGPRRAAAAEYPGPGHVTGDVRVHDPSFVKRHQGGYLVAHTGNEVALKTSTDRTAFSDAGSVFPGGAPWTSPYTDGARNLWAPHLSLHGGRYHLYYSASTFGSNRSAIFLATSTSGDSGTWRNEGLVIESFPSDDHNAIDPHLQVDGGGRWWLAFGSYWSGIKMVRIDPATGKPANGALHSLAGRGGGAIEAPTLFRRGGWYYLFVSFDMCCQGADSTYRIMVGRSRSITGPYYDRNGTAMTDGGGTEILAGHGGINGPGHQDVFADSDNDILAYHYYADDGTALLGVNWLGWDSAGWPYVH from the coding sequence TTGAGCGAACGCCCCCGAACCCCATCGCTACCGATCCTGTCGCGCCGGCGCGTGCTCGGCGCCGCCTTGGCCACCGGCGCGCTGGCCGCGACCTCGGCCGTCGCCGGGACGGCCGGTCCCCGCCGCGCCGCGGCCGCCGAGTACCCCGGCCCCGGCCACGTCACCGGAGACGTCCGGGTGCACGACCCCTCCTTCGTCAAGCGGCACCAAGGCGGCTATCTCGTCGCCCATACCGGCAACGAGGTGGCCCTGAAGACCTCCACCGACCGGACCGCCTTCTCCGACGCCGGCTCCGTGTTCCCCGGCGGCGCCCCCTGGACGAGCCCCTACACCGACGGCGCGCGCAACCTGTGGGCGCCGCACCTGTCCCTGCACGGCGGCCGCTACCACCTCTACTACTCCGCATCCACCTTCGGCTCCAACCGTTCGGCGATCTTCCTGGCCACCAGCACCAGCGGCGACTCGGGAACGTGGCGCAACGAGGGCCTGGTGATCGAGTCGTTCCCCTCCGACGACCACAACGCCATCGACCCCCACCTGCAGGTGGACGGCGGGGGCCGCTGGTGGCTCGCGTTCGGCTCGTACTGGTCGGGCATCAAGATGGTCCGCATCGACCCGGCCACCGGCAAACCCGCGAACGGCGCGCTGCACTCCCTCGCGGGTCGCGGCGGCGGCGCCATCGAGGCCCCGACCCTCTTCCGCCGCGGCGGTTGGTACTACCTGTTCGTCTCCTTCGACATGTGCTGCCAGGGGGCCGACAGCACCTACCGCATCATGGTCGGCCGCTCACGCAGCATCACCGGCCCCTACTACGACCGCAACGGCACGGCGATGACGGACGGCGGCGGCACCGAGATCCTCGCCGGCCACGGCGGCATCAACGGCCCCGGCCACCAGGACGTCTTCGCCGACAGCGACAACGACATCCTCGCGTACCACTACTACGCCGACGACGGCACCGCACTGCTCGGCGTCAACTGGCTCGGCTGGGACTCCGCGGGCTGGCCCTACGTGCACTGA
- a CDS encoding amidohydrolase family protein gives MADDTPREPVPEPGRPIVFRNGTVLVMDGTGRVLHDADVLVSGDRIEAVGPGLDVPESAREIDASGGIVMPGMIDTHRHMWQTVLRGYGADWTLSQYFVWFYLEWGSRFRPEDIRTGNLLGAWEALDAGVTTTVDWSHGLVTPDHADAAVDALEEVPGRYVFGYGNIHTAPWEWAASPEFRAFYERRFHGRRDDMLGFQIAFDVTGEESFPERPAFEAARELGAAVTTHAGVWGATGDNGIRLMHEHGFMTPETVYVHAASLSEDSYQRIAATGGSVSVSTESEQSAGQGYPPTWRLRRHGIPVSLSTDTGVWWSSDMFSAMRATLGADRSREHLEAHARDETVTHSHLRAEHVVDCATRGGAHALGLSRFVGSLEPGKKADVVLIKNDASPVMFPLLNPYGHVAFQAQRADVHTVLVDGRVVKHDHLLVGADLPAARRAADTTLDYLRQEMGDAWNEGMNPDIPPTKILDNPYTYTEFRDSSTRRRAAAGEG, from the coding sequence ATGGCCGACGACACCCCTCGCGAGCCGGTCCCCGAGCCGGGGCGGCCCATCGTCTTCAGGAACGGCACCGTCCTGGTCATGGACGGCACGGGGCGGGTTCTGCACGACGCCGACGTGCTGGTGTCCGGTGACCGCATCGAGGCGGTCGGGCCCGGTCTCGACGTGCCCGAATCCGCCCGCGAGATCGACGCCTCCGGCGGCATCGTCATGCCGGGCATGATCGACACCCACCGCCATATGTGGCAGACCGTCCTGCGCGGCTACGGCGCCGACTGGACGCTGTCGCAGTACTTCGTGTGGTTCTACCTGGAATGGGGCTCCCGGTTCCGGCCCGAGGACATCCGCACCGGCAACCTGCTCGGCGCCTGGGAGGCCCTGGACGCCGGCGTGACGACCACGGTCGACTGGTCGCACGGGCTCGTCACCCCCGACCACGCCGATGCCGCCGTCGACGCGCTGGAGGAGGTGCCCGGCCGCTACGTCTTCGGCTACGGCAACATCCACACCGCCCCCTGGGAGTGGGCCGCCTCGCCCGAGTTCCGCGCCTTCTACGAGCGGCGGTTCCACGGCAGGCGCGACGACATGCTCGGCTTCCAGATCGCCTTCGACGTCACCGGCGAGGAGTCCTTCCCCGAGCGTCCCGCCTTCGAGGCCGCCCGCGAACTGGGCGCCGCCGTCACCACGCACGCCGGCGTTTGGGGCGCCACCGGCGACAACGGCATCCGGCTCATGCACGAGCACGGGTTCATGACCCCCGAAACCGTCTACGTGCACGCCGCCTCGCTGTCGGAGGACTCCTACCAGCGCATCGCCGCGACCGGCGGTTCGGTCTCGGTCTCCACCGAGAGCGAGCAGAGCGCGGGCCAGGGCTACCCGCCCACCTGGCGGCTGCGCCGCCACGGCATCCCCGTCTCGCTGTCCACGGACACGGGGGTCTGGTGGAGCTCCGACATGTTCAGCGCCATGCGGGCCACTCTGGGCGCCGACCGCTCCCGCGAGCACCTGGAGGCCCACGCGCGAGACGAGACCGTCACCCACAGCCACCTGCGTGCCGAGCACGTGGTGGACTGCGCCACCCGCGGCGGCGCGCACGCGCTGGGCCTCTCGCGCTTCGTCGGCAGTCTGGAACCGGGCAAGAAGGCCGACGTCGTGCTCATCAAGAACGACGCCTCACCTGTGATGTTCCCGCTGCTCAACCCCTATGGCCACGTCGCCTTCCAGGCACAGCGCGCCGATGTGCACACCGTCCTCGTCGACGGGCGGGTGGTCAAGCACGACCACCTCCTGGTCGGCGCGGACCTGCCCGCCGCCCGCCGCGCGGCCGATACGACCCTGGACTACCTGCGCCAAGAGATGGGCGACGCCTGGAACGAAGGCATGAACCCCGACATCCCGCCCACGAAAATCCTGGACAACCCTTACACCTACACCGAGTTCCGCGACTCCTCCACCCGCCGCCGCGCCGCGGCGGGGGAGGGGTGA
- a CDS encoding CaiB/BaiF CoA transferase family protein codes for MNEPTGDGPLSGLLVADLSRVLAGPYATMLLADLGAEVIKVESPTGDDTRTWSPPTRGDQATYFLSVNRNKRSVALDLADPGDLEAARELTRRADVVIENFKPGGLERFGLDYASVSADNSGVVYASISGFGSGAGAAIPGYDLMVQAMSGLMSLTGDPDGPPFRAGISVFDVITGMHAAIGILSAVHERTRSGRGQHVEVDLLSSALSGLVNQSGAYAAGGTVPYRMGNAHPSLFPYEPLPAADGDIIVIAGNDAQFARLCEALGRPDLVGDPRFAHNQDRTANRGELRPHLVEALGARTKAEWFDTLIGAGVACAPINTVDEGVAFADSLGLTPVVEAGEGEAAVPGIRNPIRLSRSRARYTYPPPRLDEHSAQIRAWLGGAGGDDGTEEDDRG; via the coding sequence ATGAATGAGCCGACGGGGGACGGCCCGCTGTCGGGCCTGTTGGTCGCAGACCTCTCCCGGGTCCTCGCGGGCCCGTACGCCACGATGCTGCTCGCCGACCTCGGCGCGGAGGTGATCAAGGTGGAGTCCCCCACGGGGGACGACACCCGGACCTGGTCGCCGCCCACGCGCGGCGACCAGGCGACTTATTTCCTGTCCGTGAACCGCAACAAGCGCTCGGTCGCACTGGACCTGGCCGATCCCGGCGACCTGGAGGCGGCCCGCGAGCTCACCCGGCGCGCCGACGTCGTGATCGAGAACTTCAAACCCGGCGGCCTCGAACGCTTCGGCCTGGACTACGCCAGCGTCAGCGCGGACAACAGCGGCGTCGTCTACGCCTCCATCTCCGGGTTCGGCTCGGGCGCGGGCGCCGCCATCCCCGGCTACGACCTCATGGTCCAGGCGATGTCGGGGCTGATGAGCCTCACCGGCGACCCCGACGGGCCGCCCTTCCGCGCCGGCATCTCGGTGTTCGACGTGATCACCGGAATGCACGCCGCCATCGGGATCCTCTCCGCCGTCCACGAGCGCACCCGCTCCGGCCGCGGCCAGCACGTGGAGGTCGACCTGCTCTCCTCGGCCCTGTCCGGCCTGGTGAACCAGTCGGGGGCCTACGCCGCCGGCGGCACGGTGCCCTACCGGATGGGCAACGCCCACCCCAGCCTCTTCCCCTACGAGCCGCTGCCGGCGGCCGACGGCGACATCATCGTCATCGCGGGGAACGACGCGCAGTTCGCCCGCCTGTGCGAGGCGCTGGGCCGCCCCGACCTGGTCGGCGACCCCCGTTTCGCGCACAACCAGGACCGCACCGCCAACCGCGGCGAGCTGCGCCCGCATCTGGTCGAGGCGCTCGGCGCACGCACGAAGGCCGAGTGGTTCGACACCCTCATCGGCGCCGGTGTGGCCTGCGCACCGATCAACACCGTGGACGAGGGGGTCGCCTTCGCCGACTCCCTGGGCCTGACCCCGGTCGTGGAGGCGGGCGAGGGTGAGGCCGCGGTACCGGGCATCCGCAACCCCATCCGCCTTTCGCGCAGCCGGGCGCGCTACACCTACCCGCCGCCCCGCCTGGACGAGCACTCCGCGCAGATCCGCGCGTGGCTTGGCGGCGCCGGCGGCGACGACGGCACCGAGGAGGACGACCGTGGCTGA
- a CDS encoding citryl-CoA lyase, with protein MAEGSEHTAPSFPTSLGTSTSSTISLLGRDLAEELMGRVGFGELVLWMVTQRRPSPGRVRLFEACLVALADHGFTPTAIAARLTYLSAPDSLQGALAAGLLGGGSRFLGVTEDTGRFLAEVLKTREEQPATPAEWDDLALEVVTRERAARRIIPGLGHPVHKEGDPRTPALLRIAAEEELKGPHLHLFEAIGRTHEQVLGRRLVLNGAGVCGAALADLDLPPDLLRGFALLARAGGLLGQLAEERRRPMAMDTYLLVDRNATYTAPEDGDDDGLRD; from the coding sequence GTGGCTGAGGGATCCGAGCACACCGCACCGAGTTTCCCGACCTCGCTGGGCACCTCCACGTCGTCGACGATCTCCCTGCTCGGCCGAGACCTGGCCGAGGAGCTGATGGGCCGGGTCGGCTTCGGCGAGCTGGTGCTGTGGATGGTGACCCAGCGGCGCCCCTCCCCCGGCCGGGTGCGCCTGTTCGAGGCGTGCCTGGTGGCGCTTGCCGACCACGGCTTCACCCCCACCGCCATCGCAGCCCGGCTGACCTACCTCAGCGCACCGGATTCCCTGCAGGGCGCCCTTGCCGCCGGCCTGCTCGGTGGCGGATCGCGGTTCCTGGGCGTCACCGAGGACACCGGACGGTTCCTGGCCGAGGTCCTCAAAACGCGGGAGGAGCAGCCCGCCACGCCGGCCGAGTGGGACGACCTGGCGCTGGAGGTCGTCACCCGCGAGCGCGCCGCCCGGCGGATCATCCCGGGCTTGGGCCATCCCGTGCACAAGGAGGGCGACCCCCGCACGCCCGCGCTGCTGCGCATCGCCGCGGAGGAAGAACTCAAGGGCCCGCACCTGCACCTGTTCGAGGCGATCGGGCGCACCCACGAGCAGGTGCTGGGGCGGCGGCTGGTCCTCAACGGCGCCGGGGTCTGCGGCGCGGCGCTGGCCGATCTGGACCTGCCGCCCGACCTGCTGCGGGGGTTCGCGCTGCTGGCGCGGGCGGGCGGACTGCTGGGGCAGCTCGCCGAGGAGCGGCGCCGCCCGATGGCCATGGACACGTATCTGCTCGTCGACCGCAACGCCACCTACACCGCACCCGAGGACGGAGACGACGATGGCCTACGCGACTGA
- a CDS encoding dioxygenase family protein has protein sequence MAYATEDNITGLAVERWATADSPRMAELMTALVRHLHAFAREVHLTEDEWLAAMRWLTETGRISDDKREEFILASDVLGLSMLVVQMNNRFGPGATPATVLGPFYIDDSPAAPYGHDMSDGAEGVPLFVHGTVRDDTGAPVGGAVLDVWQADSEGVYEAQLADVDEARLRAKYRTRDDGSYCLRSVVPLGYSIPMDGPVGELVERTRISHFRPAHIHFLINEPGYEKLITHIFEEGTRYLDSDVVFGTKRELIVPFHRHESGTAPDGTAFDTPFATAGFDFVLQPKA, from the coding sequence ATGGCCTACGCGACTGAGGACAACATCACCGGGCTGGCGGTCGAGCGCTGGGCGACCGCGGACTCCCCCCGGATGGCCGAGCTGATGACGGCGCTGGTGCGCCACCTGCACGCTTTCGCCCGCGAGGTCCACCTCACCGAGGACGAATGGCTGGCGGCGATGCGCTGGCTCACCGAGACCGGGCGGATCAGCGACGACAAGCGCGAGGAGTTCATCCTGGCCTCGGACGTACTGGGGCTGAGCATGCTGGTCGTGCAGATGAACAACCGCTTCGGGCCGGGCGCCACCCCGGCGACCGTGCTGGGCCCCTTCTACATCGACGACTCCCCCGCCGCGCCCTACGGCCACGACATGTCCGACGGCGCCGAGGGCGTGCCGCTCTTCGTCCACGGCACCGTCCGCGACGACACCGGAGCGCCCGTCGGCGGGGCTGTGCTGGACGTGTGGCAGGCCGATTCGGAGGGCGTCTACGAGGCCCAGCTCGCCGACGTCGACGAAGCGCGGCTGCGCGCCAAGTACCGCACTCGCGACGACGGCTCCTACTGCCTGCGCAGCGTCGTGCCGCTGGGCTACTCCATTCCCATGGACGGGCCGGTGGGCGAGCTGGTCGAGCGCACCCGCATCAGCCACTTCCGCCCCGCCCACATCCACTTCCTCATCAACGAGCCCGGCTACGAGAAGCTCATCACGCACATCTTCGAGGAAGGCACCCGCTACCTGGACTCCGACGTCGTGTTCGGCACCAAGCGGGAGCTGATCGTGCCGTTCCACCGGCACGAGTCGGGCACCGCTCCCGACGGCACCGCCTTCGACACACCCTTCGCCACCGCCGGGTTCGACTTCGTGCTGCAGCCGAAGGCGTGA
- a CDS encoding DoxX family protein, whose translation MDTGLLLLRVALAALLLGHAAQKSLGRFRGAGLEGSATMFHALGFRPARPMVVAASLSETAGAALVLLGAATPLGSAIVCGTMVVAAAANADKGLWAHHGGYEVALTYGLIAAALAFTGPGAYSVDAVLGLAAPPFWVGACAVVVGAVAATPLLLRRRALLRRSESAG comes from the coding sequence GTGGACACGGGTCTGCTCCTGCTGCGGGTGGCGCTGGCGGCGCTGCTGCTGGGCCACGCCGCCCAGAAGAGCCTGGGCCGGTTCCGCGGTGCGGGGCTGGAAGGCTCCGCGACGATGTTCCACGCCCTGGGCTTCCGCCCCGCACGGCCGATGGTGGTGGCGGCGTCGCTGTCGGAGACCGCGGGCGCCGCGCTGGTGCTGCTGGGCGCGGCCACCCCGCTCGGATCGGCGATCGTGTGCGGCACCATGGTCGTGGCCGCCGCGGCGAACGCCGACAAGGGGCTGTGGGCGCACCACGGCGGCTACGAGGTAGCACTTACCTACGGCCTGATAGCCGCGGCGCTGGCGTTCACCGGCCCGGGCGCCTACTCGGTGGACGCCGTGCTGGGACTGGCCGCACCGCCGTTCTGGGTCGGAGCCTGTGCCGTGGTCGTGGGCGCCGTCGCGGCGACACCGCTGCTGCTGCGGCGCCGCGCCCTGCTGCGCCGTTCCGAGTCCGCCGGGTGA
- a CDS encoding IclR family transcriptional regulator domain-containing protein, whose protein sequence is MRRDSTPEFIEALARGLDVLRCFEPGRPAMTLSELATATGLARPTVRRILITLEQLGYVRSSGGEFSLTPRVLDLGMAYIRSQSMWDLAVPHLRKLVEQTGESCSIAQLDGSDIVYVARVAVPKLVTLAVTIGTRFPAPVTSLGKILLASLSPTELDRTLAEASRSGIEPRCRRTRDELDAVLSKVRARGWALTDEELAPGIRSVAAPIRDGEGAVVAAVNVNAHAAETPVETLTERHLPLLLGAASSISADWEAWKAHPMEVLTPARRQD, encoded by the coding sequence ATGCGTCGAGACAGCACCCCCGAGTTCATCGAGGCGCTCGCGCGCGGACTCGACGTCCTGCGCTGCTTCGAGCCCGGGCGGCCCGCGATGACGCTCTCGGAGCTGGCGACCGCCACCGGGCTCGCCCGGCCCACCGTCCGCCGCATCCTGATCACCCTGGAGCAGCTGGGCTACGTGCGCAGCAGCGGCGGCGAGTTTTCGCTGACGCCGCGGGTGCTCGACCTGGGCATGGCCTACATCCGCTCGCAGAGCATGTGGGACCTGGCGGTGCCGCACCTGCGCAAGCTGGTCGAGCAGACCGGCGAATCCTGCTCGATCGCCCAGCTGGACGGCTCCGACATCGTCTATGTCGCCCGCGTGGCGGTGCCCAAACTCGTCACCCTGGCGGTCACCATCGGCACCCGCTTCCCGGCGCCGGTCACCTCACTGGGCAAGATCCTGCTGGCGTCGCTCTCCCCGACTGAACTCGACCGGACCCTGGCCGAGGCGTCCCGGTCCGGGATCGAGCCGCGGTGCCGGCGCACGCGCGACGAGCTCGACGCCGTGCTCAGCAAGGTGCGTGCGCGGGGCTGGGCGCTGACCGACGAGGAGCTCGCGCCGGGCATCCGCTCCGTCGCGGCACCGATCCGCGACGGCGAGGGCGCCGTGGTCGCCGCGGTCAACGTCAACGCCCACGCCGCCGAGACGCCCGTGGAGACGCTCACCGAGCGCCACCTGCCGCTGCTGCTGGGCGCGGCCAGCTCCATCAGCGCCGACTGGGAGGCGTGGAAGGCCCACCCGATGGAGGTGCTCACCCCCGCTCGCCGACAGGACTGA